A genomic stretch from Mycobacterium malmoense includes:
- a CDS encoding LysR family transcriptional regulator, which yields MTAVDLDLRLVGYFVVVAEHRHFGRAAAALRVAQPSLSRQIRRLEQQLGVRLLDRTSQGTRLTEAGEVFLPRAKALLRSATQAAAQARAAAQPSRIVIGYTTGLIVTPAVRELRREHPDADVQALHLDWDQPRNALLDHRVDAVVTRLPFPTDQLHVTILYDEPRVLVVPVDHRLAGRESVTLDDIADEPMPRVRHSDPAWSAFWRIDPRPDGRRAPDGPFIDALEDKFELIAAGQAVAITAGFRGNSPRPDITAVPLAGVEPSHVVLATRAGDRGRLVAAFRKLAEAHLTGPSS from the coding sequence ATGACGGCGGTGGACCTCGATCTGCGGCTGGTGGGCTACTTCGTCGTGGTGGCCGAGCACCGGCACTTCGGCCGGGCAGCCGCCGCTCTGCGGGTCGCGCAGCCGTCCTTGAGCCGCCAGATCCGCCGGCTGGAGCAGCAGCTGGGCGTCCGCCTATTGGACCGCACGTCGCAGGGCACCCGGCTGACCGAGGCCGGCGAGGTGTTCCTGCCCCGGGCCAAGGCGCTGCTGCGCTCGGCCACCCAAGCTGCGGCGCAGGCCCGGGCCGCCGCCCAGCCGAGCCGCATCGTCATCGGCTACACGACGGGCCTGATCGTCACCCCGGCGGTGCGCGAGTTACGCCGCGAACACCCGGACGCCGACGTGCAAGCGTTGCACCTGGATTGGGACCAACCGCGTAATGCGCTGCTCGACCATCGGGTAGACGCGGTGGTCACCCGGCTGCCGTTTCCGACCGACCAGCTGCACGTGACGATCCTCTACGACGAGCCGCGGGTGCTGGTGGTGCCCGTCGACCATCGCCTGGCGGGCAGGGAATCGGTCACCCTCGACGACATCGCCGACGAACCGATGCCGCGGGTGCGTCATTCCGATCCGGCCTGGAGCGCCTTCTGGCGGATCGATCCCCGGCCCGACGGGCGCCGCGCGCCCGACGGCCCTTTCATCGACGCGCTCGAGGACAAGTTCGAACTCATCGCCGCCGGGCAGGCGGTGGCCATCACGGCCGGCTTTCGCGGCAACAGCCCGCGACCCGATATCACCGCGGTCCCTTTGGCAGGCGTCGAGCCGAGCCACGTCGTATTGGCGACTCGCGCCGGGGATCGCGGCCGCCTGGTGGCGGCGTTCCGCAAGCTCGCCGAAGCCCACCTCACCGGTCCCAGCTCCTGA
- a CDS encoding helix-turn-helix domain-containing protein has translation MTGLGDVLTIARKARGITQIELAEMVGVTQPAINRYESGDRDPDKNTLTKLAAVLGVTEELLTHGNRFRGALAVDAHMRRQTTTKASAWRQMEARLNLLRVHASFLFEEVSIASEQHVPAFDPEFTTPEDAAKMVRAQWRMPMGPVVNLTRWMEAAGCLVFEEDFGTQRIDGLSQWVDDHPVILINANSAPDRRRLTKAHELGHLVLHSNVPTEGMEDEANRFAAEFLMPADEIRHELRRLDLGKLRDLKREWGVSMQALLERAYRMGLVTPDARTKFYKMMNARGWKTNEPDVEFIPVEKPALPVHIGKALRTRGFSDEQAARIAGYVDPGENPFRPESSRLRVV, from the coding sequence ATGACCGGACTGGGAGATGTGCTCACGATCGCCCGAAAAGCGCGGGGAATCACCCAGATTGAGCTGGCCGAAATGGTCGGAGTAACGCAACCGGCGATCAACAGGTACGAATCAGGAGACCGTGACCCGGACAAGAACACGCTGACCAAGTTGGCCGCTGTCCTCGGCGTGACCGAGGAGTTGCTCACGCATGGCAACCGATTCCGGGGTGCCCTCGCAGTCGATGCGCACATGCGGCGCCAAACGACCACCAAAGCGTCGGCTTGGCGCCAGATGGAGGCCCGCCTGAACCTGTTGCGGGTCCATGCATCGTTCCTCTTCGAGGAGGTGTCGATCGCTAGCGAACAGCACGTCCCCGCCTTCGACCCTGAGTTCACCACCCCCGAGGACGCCGCCAAGATGGTGCGTGCCCAATGGCGTATGCCGATGGGGCCCGTGGTGAACCTGACAAGGTGGATGGAGGCGGCGGGCTGCCTGGTGTTCGAGGAGGACTTCGGTACCCAGCGCATCGACGGCCTATCGCAATGGGTCGACGATCACCCAGTCATCCTGATCAACGCCAACTCCGCACCTGACCGGAGACGGTTGACCAAGGCCCACGAGCTTGGCCACCTGGTCCTACACTCCAACGTGCCAACCGAGGGCATGGAAGATGAGGCCAACCGCTTCGCCGCCGAATTCCTCATGCCCGCCGATGAGATCCGCCACGAACTACGTCGACTTGACCTCGGCAAATTGCGGGACCTCAAGCGTGAGTGGGGCGTGTCAATGCAGGCGTTGTTGGAGCGGGCCTACCGCATGGGCCTGGTTACCCCTGACGCTCGCACCAAGTTCTACAAGATGATGAACGCACGCGGGTGGAAGACCAACGAGCCCGACGTCGAGTTCATCCCGGTCGAGAAGCCTGCCCTGCCAGTCCACATTGGCAAGGCGCTGCGAACGCGAGGATTTTCCGATGAGCAGGCTGCCAGGATTGCTGGCTACGTCGATCCTGGTGAGAATCCGTTCCGTCCCGAAAGTAGTCGCCTCCGGGTGGTGTAA
- a CDS encoding CaiB/BaiF CoA transferase family protein gives MTGGRSTGPLAGVRLLEVGTMLAGPYATMLLADLGAEVTKIEPYGGEISRGVGPSYFASLNRNKSSVCLDLNSDAGQRHLGELAADSHALLVNLKPSAIRRLGLTYEALRRYNERIVCVAITGFGLHGGDDPAFDYVIQAATGIAAMTGDPDGPPTLPGYSSADNSTGMCAALGLLAKIVSGTGGQVDVSLRDVMLSQLNYHASAYLNDGIEPQRRPNGAHSYYVPAQLFPTADGYLALFVTHDGFWKSFAAEANIDGFDTMAERVARRDEVLAVVTAALSTDTAAGWERRLRPLGVPAAAVRTLPEALDANPEVVVRAGDFRLVASPIHVSGYEPDYRPPPELDED, from the coding sequence GTGACGGGGGGCCGCTCCACGGGGCCGCTGGCGGGGGTTCGCCTCCTCGAGGTCGGCACCATGCTGGCCGGTCCCTACGCCACCATGCTGCTCGCCGATCTCGGCGCCGAGGTCACCAAGATCGAGCCTTACGGCGGCGAGATCTCCCGCGGGGTCGGGCCGAGCTACTTCGCAAGCCTCAACCGCAACAAGTCCAGCGTCTGCCTGGACCTGAATTCCGATGCGGGACAACGGCACCTGGGAGAGTTGGCAGCGGATTCCCACGCGCTGCTGGTGAACCTCAAACCGTCGGCCATCCGCCGGCTGGGTCTCACCTACGAGGCGCTGCGGCGATACAACGAGCGGATCGTCTGCGTGGCGATCACCGGCTTCGGGCTGCACGGCGGCGACGATCCGGCCTTCGATTACGTGATACAGGCGGCGACCGGTATCGCCGCGATGACGGGCGACCCGGATGGCCCGCCGACGCTGCCGGGTTATTCGTCGGCCGACAACTCCACCGGAATGTGCGCGGCGCTGGGCCTGCTGGCCAAGATCGTCTCCGGTACCGGAGGGCAAGTGGATGTGTCGCTGCGCGACGTCATGCTCTCGCAGCTCAACTATCACGCCTCCGCCTACCTCAACGACGGCATCGAGCCGCAGCGACGACCAAACGGGGCGCACTCGTATTACGTTCCAGCACAGCTCTTTCCGACCGCAGACGGGTATCTGGCGCTGTTCGTCACCCACGACGGATTCTGGAAATCCTTTGCGGCCGAGGCGAACATCGACGGTTTCGACACGATGGCCGAGCGGGTGGCCCGCCGCGACGAAGTCCTCGCCGTCGTCACAGCGGCGCTGTCGACGGACACCGCGGCCGGCTGGGAACGGCGGCTGCGTCCACTCGGAGTGCCGGCGGCGGCCGTTCGAACGCTGCCCGAGGCACTCGACGCAAACCCGGAAGTCGTTGTGAGGGCGGGCGATTTCCGCCTTGTGGCGAGCCCGATCCACGTTTCCGGCTATGAGCCCGACTACCGGCCGCCGCCGGAGTTGGATGAGGATTAA
- a CDS encoding LLM class F420-dependent oxidoreductase produces MRLGVMVGPERGDSARKVTRMLADIDWAETAGLDTAWIPQIPNDFDALVAVTLLGTRTSRIELGTAVVPLQTQHPIALARQALSVHAATGGRLVLGVGPSHHWIVDDMLGIPYERPAAYTRDYLDVLHAAFTNPGPVDVENDTFRVHNPLDLGPVAPLPVLVAALGPVMLTIAGERADGTVLWMADERAVAEHVVPRITKAADNAGRPAPRVVAGIPVCLCGAGEVDAARERANRILGEAEVSPNYQRLLGYGDARDVGDICAAGDEDAILARLRRFADAGVTDLSVRLLPIGDNRDELVASKRRTREVIAALATELR; encoded by the coding sequence GTGCGCCTCGGAGTGATGGTCGGACCCGAGCGCGGGGATTCCGCGCGCAAGGTCACCCGGATGCTGGCCGACATCGACTGGGCGGAAACCGCCGGCTTGGATACCGCCTGGATCCCGCAGATTCCCAACGACTTCGACGCGCTGGTGGCGGTCACCCTGCTGGGGACGCGCACCAGCCGCATCGAGTTGGGCACCGCCGTCGTTCCGCTGCAGACCCAGCACCCAATCGCGCTGGCCCGCCAGGCCTTATCGGTGCACGCGGCCACCGGCGGCCGGTTGGTGCTGGGCGTCGGCCCGTCCCATCACTGGATCGTCGACGACATGCTCGGGATCCCCTACGAGCGGCCCGCCGCCTACACCCGGGACTACCTCGACGTGCTGCACGCTGCCTTCACCAACCCCGGCCCCGTCGATGTGGAGAACGACACGTTCCGGGTGCACAACCCGCTCGACCTGGGTCCGGTGGCGCCGCTGCCGGTGCTGGTCGCCGCCCTCGGGCCGGTGATGCTGACCATCGCCGGCGAGCGGGCCGACGGCACCGTGCTGTGGATGGCCGACGAACGCGCCGTGGCCGAGCACGTGGTGCCGCGGATCACCAAGGCCGCCGACAACGCCGGCCGCCCGGCCCCACGCGTCGTCGCCGGCATTCCCGTCTGCCTTTGCGGCGCAGGCGAAGTCGATGCCGCGCGCGAGCGCGCCAACCGGATCCTGGGCGAGGCCGAGGTTTCGCCCAACTATCAGCGACTGCTCGGCTACGGCGACGCCAGGGACGTCGGCGACATCTGCGCGGCCGGCGACGAGGACGCAATCCTGGCTCGGCTGCGCCGATTCGCCGACGCCGGGGTCACCGATCTGTCGGTGCGGCTGCTGCCGATCGGCGACAACCGCGACGAGCTCGTCGCCTCCAAACGCCGGACCCGTGAGGTGATCGCCGCGCTGGCAACGGAGTTGCGGTGA
- a CDS encoding cobalamin-dependent protein (Presence of a B(12) (cobalamin)-binding domain implies dependence on cobalamin itself, in one of its several forms, or in some unusual lineages, dependence on a cobalamin-like analog.) yields MAVRVLVAKPGLDGHDRGAKIVARTLRDAGFEVIYTGIRQRIEDIASIAVQEDVAVVGLSILSGAHLTLTARTIDALRAADAADIAVVVGGTIPHADVPKLLEAGAAAVFPTGTPLEVLVCEIRALTDNPQPALKETEESCASE; encoded by the coding sequence ATGGCCGTTCGTGTCTTGGTCGCCAAGCCCGGTCTCGACGGGCATGACCGCGGTGCCAAGATCGTCGCGCGCACCCTGCGCGACGCCGGATTCGAGGTGATCTACACCGGCATCCGGCAGCGCATCGAAGACATCGCCTCGATCGCCGTCCAGGAAGACGTGGCCGTCGTCGGCCTGAGCATCCTGTCCGGTGCCCACCTGACCCTGACCGCGCGGACCATCGACGCGCTGCGCGCCGCCGACGCCGCCGACATCGCTGTCGTCGTCGGCGGGACGATCCCGCACGCCGACGTCCCCAAGCTGTTAGAGGCCGGCGCCGCCGCGGTGTTTCCCACTGGGACACCGCTCGAGGTGCTCGTGTGCGAGATCCGCGCGCTGACCGACAATCCCCAACCTGCCCTGAAAGAAACAGAGGAATCGTGCGCCTCGGAGTGA